From the Solanum pennellii chromosome 4, SPENNV200 genome, one window contains:
- the LOC114076883 gene encoding uncharacterized protein LOC114076883, protein MLQRVDKVAYELKLPTELSSDHPVFHVSMLKKVIGDPKSIHPIEGLCVDENLSFEAISVESLDILVKKLRYKETTFVKVLWKNNLFEGATWEAVGFMRSCYPHFIANEV, encoded by the coding sequence ATGTTGCAAAGGGTTGACAAGGTTGCATACGAGTTAAAATTACCTACTGAGCTATCTTCTGAtcatccggtattccatgtttccatgcttaagaaagTCATTGGTGATCCCAAGTCCATACATCCTATTGAGGGTCTATgtgtggatgagaacctctcctTTGAGGCTATTTCCGTTGAAAGCCTTGATATACTAGTGAAGAAGTTGAGGTACAAAGAGACGACtttcgtaaaggtgttatggaagaacaaCTTatttgagggagcaacatgggaggccgtgGGCTTCATGAGGTCATGTTATCCTCATTTCATTGCTAATGAAGTTTAG